A part of Rhinatrema bivittatum chromosome 16, aRhiBiv1.1, whole genome shotgun sequence genomic DNA contains:
- the LOC115077802 gene encoding olfactory receptor 6M1-like → MGNITIIALTCLDPRLHTPMYFFLSNLSFLDISSTSVTLPKLLDIFLRNSKYISINGCLTQMYLFMALASVEYFLLAAMAYDRYVAICHPLRYVVIMNQKLCLLITTGCWIFGFLDPVATTVLISHFSYCRSNEINHFFCDPTALLTLSCSKTQTVEDMSYIVGAFVALPCFITTLTSYVYIITSILRIHSMEGRHKAFSTCSSHLTVVILFYGTLICLYVRPASMQSLELNKPFALLYNVLIPMLNPMIYSLKNREVKGALKNFFNRKLNC, encoded by the coding sequence ATGGGGAACATCACTATTATAGCCCTGACGTGCCTGGACCCTCGTCTGCACAcacccatgtactttttcctctcTAACTTGTCCTTTCTTGATATCTCTTCCACTTCAGTCACCCTCCCCAAACTGCTGGATATCTTTTTAAGGAACAGTAAGTACATTTCAATAAATGGGTGCCTGacacagatgtatttatttatggccTTGGCTTCTGTAGAATACTTCCTTCTTGCAGCCATGGCTTATGACCGCTATGTGGCGATATGTCACCCCCTACGTTATGTTGTGATAATGAATCAGAAACTCTGTTTACTAATAACCACTGGGTGCTGGATCTTTGGGTTTTTGGATCCAGTGGCAACCACTGTCCTTATATCACACTTCTCTTATTGTAGATCAAATGagattaaccatttcttctgtgatccCACAGCACTGCTAACATTGTCTTGCAGCAAAACACAGACTGTTGAAGACATGAGCTACATTGTGGGTGCTTTTGTAGCACTTCCCTGCTTTATCACAACACTGACATCTTATGTCTACATCATCACAAGCATCCTGAGGATCCATTCCATGGAGGGGAGACacaaagccttctccacctgctcctcccacctcacagttGTTATTCTGTTCTATGGGACTCTGATATGTCTGTATGTGAGACCAGCATCCATGCAGTCACTGGAGCTAAATAAACCTTTTGCTTTGCTGTATAATGTTTTAATTCCCATGCTTAACCCAATGATTTATAGCCTAAAAAATAGAGAGGTAAAAGGAGCtctaaaaaacttttttaatagGAAACTGAATTGCTAA